The Nesterenkonia xinjiangensis genome contains a region encoding:
- a CDS encoding ribokinase: MTLLVVGSINEDLTIRLPEFPQPGETLGASSVTRTIGGKSANQAVAAALVGAQCRLVARVGSDDAGAEALRVLREAGVDTDGVLVGQGPTGSAFISVRDDGENTIVVVPGANAQLHVEHIPEDVFDGADWLLLSLEVPLATVGGLAARARAAGVRVALNASPLPSQVLDLTDVDMVVVNDGEASRLLGDQASAESARADQLGVETLVVTHGGDGATIHGREGDVVSVPGVPVRAVDTTGCGDAFAGALVGRLTRGDTVSQAGATAARFAAEAATRPGAQASYPRDFAV, from the coding sequence ATGACGCTTCTGGTCGTGGGATCGATCAATGAGGACCTGACGATTCGGCTGCCCGAGTTCCCCCAGCCAGGGGAGACCCTGGGCGCGTCCTCTGTGACGAGGACGATCGGCGGCAAGAGTGCGAATCAGGCAGTGGCAGCTGCTCTGGTCGGCGCGCAGTGTCGTCTGGTGGCCCGCGTGGGTTCCGACGACGCCGGGGCGGAGGCTCTGCGGGTGCTCCGCGAAGCAGGTGTGGACACCGATGGTGTCCTCGTGGGACAAGGGCCGACGGGTTCTGCGTTCATCAGTGTGCGTGACGACGGGGAGAACACCATCGTCGTTGTCCCCGGGGCGAATGCGCAGCTGCACGTGGAGCACATCCCTGAGGACGTGTTCGACGGGGCCGACTGGCTGCTGTTGAGCTTGGAAGTGCCGCTGGCGACGGTCGGCGGGCTCGCGGCCCGCGCGCGTGCCGCCGGGGTCCGGGTGGCTCTGAACGCGTCTCCGTTGCCGAGCCAGGTCCTGGATCTGACCGATGTGGACATGGTCGTGGTGAACGACGGAGAGGCGTCGAGACTGCTCGGGGACCAGGCGTCGGCCGAGAGTGCGCGTGCAGACCAGCTCGGTGTCGAGACGCTGGTGGTCACCCACGGCGGGGACGGAGCAACGATCCACGGTCGGGAGGGGGACGTTGTCTCGGTGCCGGGGGTGCCGGTGCGTGCGGTCGACACCACGGGCTGCGGTGACGCCTTCGCCGGAGCTCTGGTGGGACGCCTCACCCGTGGTGACACGGTGTCCCAGGCAGGGGCGACGGCGGCACGTTTCGCAGCCGAGGCGGCGACCCGCCCAGGTGCCCAGGCGTCGTATCCTCGGGACTTCGCCGTATGA
- a CDS encoding glutaminase, which yields MRSPILDYLDTLISETDHISSGEPADYIPELAAADPDKVAVALCTVNGTVYASGDADHQFSIQSMSKPFAYALAIEDQGLERVRDLIGVEPSGEAFNELSLDPETGKPRNPMINAGAIATHALIASEGQSRVERVLKFFGSLSGRTIEIDEAVASSELATGDRNLGLAYLLHSSGQLAGDPQESVTGYIRQCAASVTVSDLALMAATLANGGVQPRTGERLLCRESTRHLLSVMASCGMYDAAGDWLTGVGIPAKSGVAGGIIGVLPGQVGVAVFSPRLDGHGNSVRGVEMMQRLSEDLGLHLMEASRPARSALRETRIVSLEGRPATIYVLQGDLVLSSIEALVHELIQSPPTTDVVVFDMARVDEVLPVARRTSSEMAAKLLDEGHRIVIVDPESMVEDFTDSRGRGIERWSPERLESALA from the coding sequence ATGCGCTCCCCGATCCTGGACTACCTCGACACGCTGATCTCCGAGACGGATCACATCTCCTCGGGGGAGCCGGCGGACTACATCCCTGAGCTGGCCGCCGCCGACCCTGACAAGGTCGCCGTCGCCCTGTGCACCGTCAACGGTACGGTCTACGCCAGCGGGGACGCGGACCATCAGTTCAGCATCCAGTCGATGTCGAAGCCTTTCGCCTACGCGTTGGCGATCGAGGATCAGGGGCTGGAGAGGGTCCGTGATCTCATCGGGGTGGAGCCCAGCGGGGAGGCCTTCAACGAGCTGTCGCTGGATCCTGAGACGGGAAAGCCCCGGAACCCGATGATCAATGCCGGCGCCATCGCCACCCATGCGCTCATCGCCTCTGAGGGGCAGTCCAGGGTGGAGCGGGTTCTGAAGTTCTTCGGCAGCCTGTCGGGCCGGACGATCGAGATCGATGAAGCGGTGGCGTCCTCCGAGCTCGCCACGGGGGACCGCAACCTGGGACTGGCGTATCTGCTGCACTCCTCAGGGCAGCTCGCCGGAGATCCGCAGGAGTCGGTGACCGGATACATCCGCCAGTGCGCGGCCTCGGTGACGGTCTCGGACCTGGCGCTGATGGCGGCGACCCTGGCCAACGGGGGCGTGCAGCCGCGGACCGGGGAGAGGCTGCTGTGCCGGGAGAGCACCCGCCACCTGCTCAGCGTGATGGCGTCCTGCGGGATGTACGACGCCGCCGGCGACTGGCTCACCGGCGTGGGCATCCCCGCCAAGAGCGGCGTGGCCGGAGGCATCATCGGTGTCCTCCCGGGCCAGGTGGGGGTCGCGGTCTTCTCTCCGCGGTTGGACGGGCACGGCAACAGCGTCCGTGGTGTGGAGATGATGCAGCGCCTGTCCGAAGATCTGGGCCTTCACCTCATGGAGGCGAGCCGTCCAGCCAGGTCGGCGCTGCGCGAGACCCGCATCGTCTCCCTGGAGGGGCGCCCGGCGACGATCTACGTGCTTCAGGGAGACCTGGTGCTCAGCAGCATCGAGGCGCTGGTCCATGAGCTCATCCAGTCCCCGCCGACCACCGATGTGGTGGTCTTCGACATGGCACGGGTGGATGAGGTGCTGCCCGTGGCACGACGCACCTCCTCCGAGATGGCGGCGAAGCTTCTGGATGAGGGGCATCGGATCGTCATCGTCGACCCCGAGTCCATGGTCGAGGACTTCACGGACAGCCGTGGACGAGGGATCGAGCGGTGGAGCCCCGAGAGGCTCGAATCCGCTCTCGCCTGA
- a CDS encoding acyl-CoA dehydrogenase family protein — MTTQTTPVIQERPHKSVPSEEHLDLMQLSRHLDDAEQARLAGLTQHLQQTVRPAVIEPWNAEEFPDHLLPGLAALGLGETLVDGSSPLFQGLAHAAIARADVSLSALLGIHNELIIGTIQQLGSEDQRQRWLPRLRTLETIGAFCLTEPEHGSDIAGGLATSATLSDGEWRIRGSKRWIGAGTMADIALVWARDTADGQIKGFLVPTGTPGYRASTIHGKTGLRIMQNADVELDVTVPEDAILPGATSFSVTNHLLMSSRAWVGWQAVGAQQALFDIASGYARQREQFGTPLASFQLIQAALAQVAGNLAVSTALMGELSRLQEEGALTMLRASLAKATLTRLARESAAAAREILGGNGILSTHEIAKVAADIEALYTYEGTHSINMLIAGRELTGMSAFV, encoded by the coding sequence ATGACGACACAGACCACCCCTGTGATCCAGGAACGGCCCCACAAGAGTGTCCCCAGCGAGGAGCACCTGGACCTGATGCAGCTGTCTCGCCACCTCGACGACGCCGAACAGGCGCGCCTCGCAGGCCTGACTCAGCATCTGCAGCAGACGGTGCGCCCTGCCGTCATCGAGCCCTGGAACGCGGAGGAGTTCCCGGACCACCTGCTCCCCGGGCTGGCTGCACTGGGACTCGGCGAGACGCTCGTCGACGGATCCTCCCCACTCTTCCAAGGCCTGGCCCACGCGGCCATCGCCCGAGCCGATGTCTCGCTGTCCGCGCTGCTGGGCATCCACAACGAACTGATCATCGGCACCATCCAGCAGCTCGGCTCCGAGGATCAGAGACAGCGCTGGCTGCCCCGGCTGCGCACCCTGGAGACCATCGGCGCATTCTGCCTCACCGAGCCGGAGCACGGCTCCGACATCGCCGGCGGGCTGGCCACCTCGGCGACCCTCTCGGACGGAGAATGGCGGATCCGCGGATCCAAGAGGTGGATCGGCGCCGGCACCATGGCCGACATCGCCCTGGTCTGGGCCCGAGACACGGCCGACGGCCAGATCAAGGGATTCCTGGTGCCGACCGGCACCCCCGGATACCGGGCGAGCACGATCCACGGCAAGACGGGCCTGCGCATCATGCAGAACGCCGACGTCGAGCTCGATGTGACCGTGCCCGAGGACGCCATACTGCCCGGGGCCACCTCCTTCTCCGTGACCAACCATCTCCTGATGTCCTCCCGGGCATGGGTGGGCTGGCAGGCCGTGGGAGCCCAGCAGGCGCTGTTCGACATCGCCAGCGGCTACGCACGTCAGCGGGAGCAGTTCGGCACTCCCCTGGCGTCATTCCAGCTCATCCAGGCTGCCCTGGCCCAGGTGGCCGGGAATCTCGCGGTCTCCACTGCCCTCATGGGCGAACTGAGCCGGCTCCAGGAAGAAGGTGCCCTCACCATGCTGCGGGCCTCGCTGGCCAAGGCCACGCTGACCAGGCTGGCCCGAGAATCCGCAGCAGCCGCCCGAGAGATTCTGGGCGGCAACGGCATCCTGAGCACCCACGAGATCGCGAAGGTCGCCGCGGACATCGAGGCGCTCTACACCTACGAGGGCACCCACAGCATCAACATGCTCATCGCCGGCCGAGAGCTCACCGGAATGTCCGCCTTCGTCTAG
- the rpsO gene encoding 30S ribosomal protein S15: MALDPAVKQEIIKEYATHEGDTGSPEVQVAVLTRRISDLTEHLKSHKQDHHTRRGLMILVGRRRRLLKYLQNTDIERYRALIKRLGIRR; encoded by the coding sequence ATGGCTTTGGATCCCGCTGTCAAGCAGGAGATCATCAAGGAGTACGCGACTCACGAGGGCGACACTGGTTCGCCTGAGGTTCAGGTCGCCGTGCTGACTCGCCGGATCAGCGACCTCACGGAGCACCTGAAGTCGCACAAGCAGGACCACCACACCCGTCGTGGCCTGATGATCCTGGTGGGTCGCCGTCGCCGTCTGCTCAAGTACCTGCAGAACACTGACATCGAGCGGTACCGTGCGCTGATCAAGCGCCTCGGCATCCGCCGCTGA
- a CDS encoding polyribonucleotide nucleotidyltransferase: protein MQGPEVHYSEAVIDNGRFGTRTINFETGRLAKQAAGSTLVTLDEETTILSATTVGKSPREGFDFFPLTVDVEERMYAAGRIPGSFFRREGRPSTDAILACRLIDRPLRPAFKKGIRNEVQVVETILAMNPDDLYDVVAINAASLSTQLSGLPFSGPIGGVRVALVHDSEGPQWVAFPKYSQLENAVFNMVVAGRVVGDDIAVMMVEAEATDGSWKLIKDQGRTAPTEDVVAEGLEAAKPFIKVLCEAQADLVARAGKEPVEVPTFVDYEDDVFEAVKAAGEEKLTGIYQIADKQDRDAADAELKAELVEQLAGEGQKFEGRGSEVGKALSAVTKQVIRQRILRDQFRIDGRGLTDIRQLTAEVEVLPRVHGSAIFERGETQIMGVTTLNMLKMEQSIDSLSPETKKRYMHNYNFPPYSTGETGRVGSPKRREIGHGALAERAVMPVLPSREEFPYAIRQVSEALGSNGSTSMGSVCASTLSLLNAGVPLKAPVAGIAMGLVSDEVDGETRYAALTDILGVEDAFGDMDFKVAGTEEFITAIQLDTKLDGIPASVLGAALKQAREARLHILSVINAAIDTPDEMSEFAPRIISVMVPVDKIGEVIGPKGKMINQIQEDTGTDISIEDDGTVLIGATNGEAAEAARSAINAIANPQVPEVGERYLGTVVKITTFGAFISLTPGKDGLLHISELRKLNDGKRVDDVEDVVGVGQKLQVEITKIDDRGKLSLSPVTEDDGSGEEKQSVNQVLVDSE from the coding sequence ATGCAGGGTCCCGAGGTTCACTATTCCGAGGCTGTGATCGACAACGGTCGGTTCGGCACTCGTACCATCAACTTTGAGACCGGGCGGCTGGCCAAGCAGGCCGCCGGCTCGACTCTGGTCACCCTCGACGAGGAGACCACCATCCTGTCGGCCACCACGGTCGGCAAGTCCCCCCGCGAAGGCTTCGACTTCTTCCCGCTCACGGTGGACGTCGAGGAGCGCATGTACGCCGCCGGGCGCATCCCCGGCTCGTTCTTCCGCCGCGAGGGCCGCCCGTCGACGGACGCGATCCTGGCCTGCCGGCTGATCGACCGCCCGCTGCGTCCCGCCTTCAAGAAGGGCATCCGCAACGAGGTCCAGGTGGTCGAGACCATCCTGGCCATGAACCCGGATGACCTCTACGACGTCGTGGCCATCAACGCCGCCTCGCTGTCCACCCAGCTCTCCGGTCTGCCGTTCTCCGGCCCCATCGGCGGCGTGCGCGTGGCTCTGGTGCACGACTCCGAGGGCCCCCAGTGGGTGGCCTTCCCGAAGTACTCGCAGCTGGAGAACGCCGTGTTCAACATGGTCGTGGCCGGCCGCGTCGTCGGCGATGACATCGCCGTGATGATGGTCGAGGCCGAGGCGACTGACGGCTCCTGGAAGCTCATCAAGGACCAGGGCCGCACCGCTCCGACCGAGGACGTCGTCGCCGAGGGCCTGGAGGCTGCCAAGCCGTTCATCAAGGTCCTCTGCGAGGCGCAGGCCGACCTCGTCGCCCGTGCCGGCAAGGAGCCTGTGGAGGTGCCGACCTTCGTGGACTACGAGGACGACGTCTTCGAGGCCGTGAAGGCCGCCGGCGAGGAGAAGCTCACCGGCATCTACCAGATCGCGGACAAGCAGGACCGCGACGCCGCCGACGCCGAGCTGAAGGCTGAGCTCGTCGAGCAGCTCGCCGGCGAGGGCCAGAAGTTCGAGGGCCGCGGCTCTGAGGTGGGCAAGGCGCTGAGCGCGGTCACCAAGCAGGTCATCCGCCAGCGCATCCTGCGCGACCAGTTCCGCATCGACGGCCGCGGGCTGACGGACATCCGTCAGCTGACCGCCGAGGTCGAGGTGCTGCCGCGGGTGCACGGCTCGGCGATCTTCGAGCGCGGCGAGACCCAGATCATGGGTGTCACCACGCTGAACATGCTGAAGATGGAGCAGTCCATCGACAGCCTGTCGCCGGAGACCAAGAAGCGGTACATGCACAACTACAACTTCCCGCCGTACTCCACCGGTGAGACCGGTCGTGTGGGAAGCCCGAAGCGCCGCGAGATCGGCCACGGTGCTCTCGCCGAGCGCGCCGTGATGCCGGTGCTGCCCTCGCGTGAGGAGTTCCCCTACGCGATCCGTCAGGTCTCTGAGGCACTGGGCTCCAACGGCTCCACCTCGATGGGCTCCGTCTGCGCCTCGACGCTGTCGCTGCTCAACGCCGGTGTGCCGCTGAAGGCTCCGGTGGCCGGCATCGCCATGGGTCTGGTCTCCGATGAGGTCGACGGTGAGACCCGCTACGCGGCGCTGACCGACATCCTGGGCGTCGAGGACGCCTTCGGTGACATGGACTTCAAGGTGGCAGGCACCGAGGAGTTCATCACCGCCATCCAGCTGGACACCAAGCTCGACGGCATCCCCGCCTCCGTGCTGGGTGCCGCGCTGAAGCAGGCACGTGAGGCTCGGCTGCACATCCTGAGCGTCATCAACGCCGCGATCGACACTCCGGATGAGATGTCGGAGTTCGCGCCGCGCATCATCTCGGTGATGGTCCCGGTGGACAAGATCGGTGAGGTCATCGGCCCGAAGGGCAAGATGATCAACCAGATCCAGGAGGACACCGGCACCGACATCTCCATCGAGGATGACGGCACCGTGCTGATCGGCGCCACCAACGGTGAAGCCGCAGAGGCCGCGCGCAGCGCGATCAACGCGATCGCCAACCCGCAGGTCCCCGAGGTGGGGGAGCGGTACCTGGGCACGGTCGTGAAGATCACCACCTTCGGTGCGTTCATCTCGCTGACCCCGGGCAAGGATGGTCTGCTGCACATCTCCGAGCTGCGCAAGCTCAACGACGGCAAGCGCGTCGACGACGTCGAGGACGTCGTGGGTGTGGGCCAGAAGCTGCAGGTCGAGATCACCAAGATCGATGACCGCGGCAAGCTGTCGCTGTCTCCGGTGACCGAGGACGACGGCTCCGGCGAGGAGAAGCAGTCCGTCAACCAGGTGCTGGTCGACTCCGAGTGA